A genome region from Manihot esculenta cultivar AM560-2 chromosome 5, M.esculenta_v8, whole genome shotgun sequence includes the following:
- the LOC110607360 gene encoding uncharacterized protein LOC110607360 yields the protein MSHLEIERARTLREREQKERELKESEEVSNEESSTTVRGTLFPEKRSSVSLKYPMLTKSNYAAWATKMEVFMMAQGVWDAVESPGPIDSHRDKMALAAIYQGLGEDTFLQLGAKKTAKEAWTMLRTMNLGADKVKEVRTQSLWSEFVALRMSDSENVDDFSGKPTIIVNKLRSLGNTVEEVKVVKKLLRSVSPKFLQIVATIEEFSDLTTKSVEEVIGSLKAHEERLLSCGGRSDETVLLTRAEWKAREEAKKNKTADTRGGRGRGRGGRGHGKVRHSGESSRGGDDESKSQKKKFDKSKIKCYSCGKMGHFASECSSKEREE from the coding sequence ATGTCTCATCTTGAAATTGAGAGAGCTAGAacgttgagagagagagaacagaaagagagagagttaaAAGAAAGTGAGGAAGTCTCAAATGAAGAGAGTTCTACTACAGTTAGAGGTACCTTGTTCCCTGAGAAAAGAAGTTCAGTTTCGTTAAAATATCCTATGCTGACAAAGAGTAATTACGCAGCATGGGCTACAAAGATGGAGGTCTTTATGATGGCTCAAGGAGTGTGGGACGCAGTTGAGTCACCTGGCCCAATTGATAGTCACAGAGACAAAATGGCATTGGCTGCCATTTACCAAGGTCTAGGGGAAGATACCTTTCTTCAATTGGGTGCGAAGAAAACCGCAAAGGAAGCATGGACTATGCTGAGAACAATGAACCTAGGGGCAGACAAGGTTAAAGAAGTGAGAACTCAGTCATTGTGGAGTGAGTTCGTCGCATTGAGAATGAGCGACTCTGAGAATGTTGATGATTTCTCAGGGAAACCCACGATTATTGTCAATAAGCTGAGAAGCCTTGGCAACACTGTGGAGGAAGTAAAAGTGGTGAAGAAACTGTTGAGATCAGTTTCACCAAAGTTTCTACAGATCGTAGCCACAATTGAAGAATTCAGTGACCTAACCACCAAATCAGTTGAGGAGGTGATAGGTTCACTCAAAGCTCATGAAGAAAGATTGCTTAGCTGTGGTGGGAGATCTGATGAAACAGTTCTTCTTACAAGAGCTGAGTGGAAAGCTAGGGAGGAGGCTAAAAAGAACAAGACTGCTGATACAAGaggtggtagaggcagaggacGTGGAGGACGCGGTCATGGCAAAGTAAGACACAGTGGTGAGTCAAGCCGAGGCGGTGATGATGAATCGAAATCGCAAAAGAAGAAATTCGacaaatcaaaaatcaaatgttacagtTGTGGAAAAATGGGACACTTCGCATCAGAATGCTCATCGAAGGAGAGAGAGGAGTAA